A genome region from Rhizobium sp. NXC14 includes the following:
- a CDS encoding carbohydrate ABC transporter permease → MSDIALSIPQARVARPRSAARVLRIVQTVSIFIIALVIVSPLLLLVVASLKDDRFQILADMGSFRAFWVSKPTLSNYAEVGHLSGELAFGRYLINSLIILITTVCSGLIVNSMAGFVLAWGSLKGRAVILSIVIALYVIPQESIIMPLVMMVSRAGMADTFAVQIVPWVASPLYIFLFYQFFTQLPKELLEAAEMDGASFFRAYRSIFLPLSLPALATVSILMGIETWNQYLWPILVTQTDYARPIAVAIATFFGQDSIYWDRAMAASVLMMIPILGLYLVFQRWFVSSFIGSAVKG, encoded by the coding sequence ATGTCTGATATCGCTCTCTCGATCCCGCAGGCCCGCGTGGCGCGGCCGCGCTCCGCCGCAAGGGTTTTACGCATCGTCCAGACGGTTTCCATCTTCATCATTGCCCTGGTGATCGTCTCTCCATTGCTGCTCCTCGTCGTGGCGAGCCTCAAGGACGATCGCTTCCAGATTCTGGCCGATATGGGCAGTTTCCGCGCCTTCTGGGTTTCGAAACCGACGCTCTCCAACTATGCGGAGGTCGGCCACCTCTCGGGCGAACTCGCCTTCGGCCGTTACCTCATCAACTCGCTGATCATTCTGATCACGACGGTTTGCTCCGGCCTGATCGTCAATTCGATGGCCGGCTTCGTTCTGGCCTGGGGATCGCTCAAGGGCCGCGCCGTCATTCTGTCGATCGTGATTGCGCTTTATGTGATCCCGCAGGAAAGCATCATCATGCCCCTGGTGATGATGGTTTCGCGCGCCGGAATGGCCGATACCTTCGCAGTGCAGATCGTGCCCTGGGTCGCGAGCCCTCTCTACATCTTCCTGTTCTACCAGTTCTTCACGCAGCTGCCGAAGGAACTGCTGGAAGCCGCCGAGATGGACGGCGCTTCCTTCTTCCGGGCCTATCGCTCGATTTTCCTGCCACTCAGCCTGCCCGCACTGGCCACCGTCTCGATCCTCATGGGCATCGAGACCTGGAACCAGTATCTCTGGCCGATCCTCGTCACCCAGACCGATTATGCCCGGCCGATCGCCGTCGCCATCGCGACCTTCTTCGGTCAGGACAGCATCTACTGGGATCGGGCGATGGCCGCCTCCGTATTGATGATGATCCCGATCCTGGGGCTCTACCTCGTTTTCCAGCGCTGGTTCGTGAGTTCCTTCATCGGCTCCGCCGTGAAAGGTTGA
- a CDS encoding cytochrome P450, whose translation MNARSHAIFPRVNRAGWLDTLQVLTAVVAPTVAKGIIIRRPTMERLAERQGFDRTAVEQMQRLRNKYGPAPLLLPIPLRPQLLILDPADVATVLQSSPEPFAAATTEKHAALVHFEPKNVLISSDSRRAELRPAHEHALAAADRLHPYAMHFKKIVDAEFLQILNLPRELDWPAFSQAWFRIVRRIVLGERARNDVTLTETLNELRGRANWAFAAPVDQRKLARFHDQVGRYLREPEKYSLVNRFPRGDELAPENQVAQWLFAFDAAGIAVMRTLALLACHVSYWGKAVEEAVGVDLDRPFTRSCLLEVLRLWPTTPAILRQLTRDIQSGDRVIARGTGVIIFVPFFHRDPALLYANRMEPSIWGQNDALPAAGLVPFSAGPVICPAHNLVPTIASLAVGTFLSAAEIVLLHPSLDVANLPGTLNHFDIRLKLTARRREK comes from the coding sequence ATGAACGCGCGAAGCCACGCCATCTTTCCCAGAGTTAATCGCGCCGGATGGCTCGATACGCTCCAAGTATTGACGGCGGTCGTGGCCCCAACGGTTGCCAAGGGCATCATCATTCGCCGCCCGACAATGGAGCGTCTGGCGGAGCGGCAAGGCTTCGACAGAACCGCCGTGGAACAGATGCAGCGGCTGAGAAACAAATACGGGCCGGCTCCTCTTCTGCTGCCCATCCCATTGCGACCACAACTGCTGATCCTCGATCCGGCCGATGTCGCCACGGTGCTTCAATCGTCGCCCGAACCGTTTGCCGCGGCGACGACGGAAAAGCATGCCGCCCTTGTTCACTTCGAGCCGAAAAACGTCCTTATCTCATCGGACTCTCGGCGCGCCGAGCTTCGGCCTGCCCATGAGCACGCTTTGGCAGCGGCAGACCGGCTGCATCCATATGCGATGCATTTCAAGAAGATCGTGGACGCAGAATTCCTGCAGATCCTGAACTTACCCCGTGAGCTCGATTGGCCGGCCTTTTCGCAGGCCTGGTTCCGGATCGTCCGGCGGATTGTCCTCGGCGAACGAGCGCGCAACGACGTTACATTGACCGAGACCTTGAACGAACTTCGAGGCCGGGCGAACTGGGCATTTGCCGCCCCAGTCGATCAGCGCAAGCTTGCTCGGTTTCACGACCAGGTCGGCCGCTATCTTCGAGAGCCGGAGAAGTACAGTCTTGTCAATCGGTTTCCCAGAGGCGATGAGCTTGCTCCGGAAAACCAGGTGGCCCAATGGCTGTTCGCCTTTGATGCAGCCGGAATTGCCGTTATGAGGACGCTCGCCTTGCTGGCCTGCCATGTGAGCTACTGGGGCAAAGCCGTGGAAGAGGCCGTCGGCGTGGATCTCGATCGCCCCTTCACACGCAGTTGTCTGCTGGAGGTTTTGCGTCTCTGGCCGACGACGCCCGCCATCCTCAGGCAGCTGACCAGGGACATCCAGTCAGGCGACAGGGTCATCGCTCGCGGCACTGGCGTCATCATCTTCGTCCCCTTTTTCCATCGAGACCCCGCGCTCCTCTATGCCAATCGGATGGAACCGAGCATCTGGGGACAGAACGATGCGTTGCCGGCCGCAGGGCTCGTGCCTTTCAGCGCCGGTCCTGTCATATGCCCGGCACATAATCTCGTGCCCACGATTGCAAGCCTTGCCGTGGGCACATTCTTGTCGGCCGCCGAGATTGTGCTGCTGCATCCGTCTTTAGACGTCGCCAATCTTCCCGGCACTCTCAATCACTTCGACATCCGTTTAAAGCTGACTGCGCGGCGCAGGGAGAAATAG
- a CDS encoding sigma-70 family RNA polymerase sigma factor yields the protein MASSSSVRPASHFKEKSAIEREIVELTPALRAFARRFLRSDDDIDDLVQETLLKALNSLHLYQPGTSLKSWLFTILRNTFCTNYRRKKREPGGMDAAMEQVAIAPTQEWVLREHELQRALTLLSDDRRRALTLVAAGTSYEDAAKMCGCRIGTLKSRVSRARECLIAMLGNHLVD from the coding sequence ATGGCTTCCTCGTCTTCAGTACGCCCCGCATCGCATTTCAAAGAAAAATCCGCGATCGAGCGGGAGATCGTCGAGCTGACACCAGCATTGCGGGCCTTTGCCCGAAGGTTCCTGCGCAGCGATGACGACATTGACGACCTTGTTCAGGAAACCCTGCTGAAGGCGCTGAACTCGCTTCACCTCTACCAGCCCGGCACCTCGCTCAAATCCTGGCTTTTCACCATCCTGCGAAACACGTTCTGCACTAATTATCGGCGGAAGAAACGCGAGCCGGGTGGAATGGACGCGGCGATGGAACAGGTGGCGATCGCCCCGACCCAGGAGTGGGTGCTGCGGGAGCACGAATTGCAGCGGGCATTAACCCTTCTTTCCGACGACAGGCGCCGGGCTCTGACGTTGGTGGCTGCCGGAACGAGCTATGAGGACGCCGCCAAGATGTGCGGGTGCCGGATCGGCACCTTGAAAAGCCGTGTGAGCCGCGCCCGCGAGTGCCTGATTGCGATGCTCGGAAACCATCTCGTCGATTGA
- a CDS encoding GH32 C-terminal domain-containing protein: protein MTSQAMTPSHERGPETISAVLPAGATIHAWIKARHGGAVGSLTAHVDGEPAITVETSNRHEFEFRVLTLESGGETDFSYNPVTTQVSVLYAFLQPGVLEKGIRMLHVGSSNVAPEISGGYHFRPPFGWMNDPNGFGRFGGRVHLFYQHYPHSLRWNNMHWGHAVSDDFLHWTHLPIFLPPSDELAAQADGRGGAFSGSAIALPRDEAGVRIFFTEHMKDRKPEEQVQFTATSRDLVSVDPASLILPARPAGLGLTTDFRDPYVFMGPDDKWKMLLGTRDREGGVILLYETDDPAAAAGWSFLGVLHRENRFGMTAAECPCMVPLDGPANDPSTLWALIFGLLTSRDPATGRRNMTLATVGRFDGRSFAVEFEQELDFGTDAYAFQAFVDGGGPVGIAWLANWTDVSKDIDMATAMTLPRRLALHEGALITPPVAGVESLRQRRLDAYGLLDGQAVDLANGAVEILLTLKEPGKAFRLTFEHPQAALEVLLNDDGLSIPFSVANAKVSPRYIAAGARPSTIRIFLDAGSIEVFADDGRWTGTKRLPGFSGVSSVRLIAPEGNVLAIEVWQLGL from the coding sequence ATGACAAGCCAAGCGATGACTCCGTCCCATGAACGCGGGCCGGAGACGATCAGCGCCGTCCTGCCCGCGGGAGCGACGATCCACGCGTGGATCAAGGCCCGGCATGGCGGCGCCGTGGGAAGTTTGACCGCCCATGTCGATGGCGAACCGGCCATCACTGTGGAAACGTCAAATCGCCATGAATTCGAGTTTCGGGTGCTGACGCTGGAAAGCGGTGGGGAAACCGACTTCTCCTACAATCCCGTGACGACGCAGGTCTCGGTTCTCTACGCCTTCCTTCAGCCCGGCGTTCTCGAAAAAGGCATCCGGATGCTGCATGTCGGGTCTTCCAACGTCGCACCCGAAATCTCCGGCGGCTATCACTTCCGCCCACCCTTCGGTTGGATGAACGATCCCAACGGTTTTGGTAGATTCGGCGGCAGGGTGCACCTGTTCTATCAGCACTACCCGCATAGCCTGCGGTGGAACAACATGCATTGGGGTCACGCTGTCTCGGACGATTTTCTTCATTGGACGCATCTTCCGATCTTTCTTCCGCCTTCGGACGAACTCGCGGCGCAGGCGGATGGGCGCGGCGGCGCATTTTCCGGCTCGGCGATCGCTCTTCCCAGGGATGAAGCCGGCGTTCGCATCTTCTTCACCGAGCACATGAAGGATCGGAAACCGGAGGAACAGGTTCAGTTCACAGCAACCAGCCGCGATCTTGTCAGCGTCGACCCGGCAAGCCTGATCCTGCCCGCGCGGCCCGCGGGCCTCGGCCTGACGACCGACTTCCGCGATCCCTATGTCTTCATGGGTCCCGATGACAAATGGAAGATGCTGCTCGGCACTCGGGACCGTGAGGGCGGCGTCATCCTGCTTTACGAAACGGACGATCCGGCTGCGGCGGCGGGGTGGAGCTTCCTCGGCGTGCTTCATCGCGAGAACCGCTTCGGAATGACGGCCGCGGAATGCCCCTGCATGGTGCCCCTCGACGGTCCCGCAAACGACCCATCGACCCTCTGGGCACTGATCTTCGGTCTTCTCACAAGCCGCGATCCGGCAACCGGCCGGCGCAACATGACGCTTGCGACCGTCGGTCGCTTCGATGGCCGCAGCTTCGCCGTGGAATTCGAACAGGAACTGGATTTCGGCACCGACGCCTACGCGTTCCAGGCCTTCGTCGATGGCGGCGGCCCGGTCGGCATCGCATGGCTGGCGAACTGGACTGACGTCTCCAAGGATATCGACATGGCGACGGCGATGACGCTGCCGCGCCGGCTGGCATTGCACGAGGGGGCTCTGATCACGCCACCGGTCGCCGGTGTCGAAAGCCTGCGGCAACGCCGGCTAGATGCCTATGGCCTTCTGGACGGCCAGGCGGTCGACCTCGCCAACGGCGCCGTCGAAATCCTGCTCACCCTCAAGGAGCCGGGCAAGGCGTTCCGCCTGACGTTCGAACATCCGCAGGCGGCGCTCGAGGTCCTGTTGAACGACGATGGGCTGAGCATTCCCTTTTCGGTGGCGAATGCCAAGGTCTCGCCACGCTACATCGCCGCCGGCGCGCGCCCGTCGACCATCCGGATATTCCTCGATGCAGGTTCGATCGAGGTCTTCGCCGACGATGGCCGCTGGACCGGAACCAAGCGGCTGCCCGGCTTCAGCGGGGTAAGCTCGGTGCGTCTCATCGCGCCCGAGGGGAATGTGCTCGCTATCGAAGTTTGGCAACTCGGTCTTTGA
- a CDS encoding ferritin-like domain-containing protein, giving the protein MATEKTLNDLFLDTLKDIYYAEKQILKALPKMARAAESEEGKAGFLQHRDETQAQVERLEQVFEMIGKPARGKTCEAIQGIIAEAEEIMDEFKGTAALDAGLISSAQSVEHYEIARYGTLIAWAKQLGLKDAVPLLQATLAEEEATDKKLTRLAESSANIKGKGKAA; this is encoded by the coding sequence ATGGCAACCGAGAAGACTCTGAACGATCTGTTTCTCGATACTCTCAAGGACATCTATTACGCCGAAAAGCAGATCCTGAAGGCCCTGCCGAAGATGGCCCGCGCCGCGGAATCGGAAGAAGGCAAGGCCGGTTTTCTGCAGCATCGCGACGAGACCCAGGCGCAGGTCGAACGCCTCGAACAGGTTTTCGAAATGATCGGCAAACCGGCACGCGGCAAGACCTGCGAGGCCATTCAAGGCATCATCGCCGAAGCCGAGGAGATCATGGACGAATTTAAGGGCACCGCTGCCCTCGATGCTGGTCTGATTTCGTCCGCACAGTCCGTCGAGCATTATGAAATCGCCCGCTACGGCACGTTGATCGCCTGGGCAAAGCAGCTCGGCCTCAAGGATGCAGTGCCACTGCTGCAGGCTACGCTTGCCGAAGAAGAGGCGACTGACAAGAAGCTCACGCGGCTCGCCGAGTCCTCGGCCAACATCAAGGGCAAAGGCAAGGCAGCCTGA
- a CDS encoding sugar ABC transporter permease: MAMQQSTSSRSARITLRRDKGRLMQEAAMLAPAIILLTVFLIVPFLLSFWTAMTNQPLVPRPTPVRFVWFNNFIRTFQDDLFWTALWNVSRFTFWIIPAQCGLAFATALLLHQKLPFRNLLRGMFFLPAITSMVVVCVIWGTLFQYPTGPFNQILGFLSGGAIQPIDWLGDPEWAMFSIVLLSAWQAYGFQMIVYLAGLQGIPDELYDAAKIDGANAFRRFWHVTMPGLRPTHVFVLVITTIQAFKLYTQVAILTQGGPKSSTETVVHYMVRAGFEEQKMGYASAVSVILFVIVLIIALIQRQLLRRFDV; encoded by the coding sequence ATGGCCATGCAACAATCGACATCGTCGCGATCCGCTCGAATAACGCTCCGGCGTGACAAGGGACGGCTGATGCAGGAAGCGGCCATGCTCGCGCCGGCGATCATCCTGTTAACCGTTTTTCTGATCGTGCCGTTCCTCCTGTCTTTCTGGACGGCGATGACCAACCAGCCTCTCGTGCCCCGGCCGACGCCCGTCCGCTTCGTCTGGTTCAACAATTTCATCCGCACCTTCCAGGACGATCTCTTCTGGACGGCTCTCTGGAACGTCTCGCGCTTCACCTTCTGGATCATTCCGGCGCAATGCGGCCTCGCCTTTGCGACGGCGCTGCTGCTGCATCAGAAGCTGCCGTTCCGCAATCTGCTGCGCGGCATGTTCTTCCTTCCGGCGATCACCTCGATGGTGGTGGTCTGCGTCATCTGGGGCACCCTGTTCCAATATCCGACGGGACCGTTCAACCAGATCCTCGGGTTTCTCTCCGGCGGAGCGATCCAGCCGATCGATTGGCTCGGCGATCCCGAATGGGCGATGTTTTCCATCGTCCTGCTCTCGGCCTGGCAGGCCTATGGCTTCCAGATGATCGTCTATCTCGCCGGCCTCCAGGGCATTCCCGACGAACTCTACGATGCCGCCAAGATCGACGGCGCCAACGCCTTCCGGCGATTCTGGCATGTCACGATGCCAGGCCTGCGGCCGACCCATGTCTTCGTCCTCGTGATCACAACTATCCAGGCATTCAAGCTCTACACCCAGGTCGCCATCCTCACGCAGGGCGGGCCGAAGAGCAGCACCGAGACGGTGGTGCATTACATGGTCCGCGCCGGCTTCGAAGAACAGAAGATGGGCTATGCCTCCGCCGTGTCCGTCATCCTGTTCGTCATCGTTCTCATCATCGCGCTGATCCAGCGCCAGCTCCTGAGGCGCTTCGATGTCTGA
- a CDS encoding DUF4142 domain-containing protein has translation MKVIARLCFLLLIAAPALADDASHQKATDFATRASISNMFEVEAARIEVAKGSAEDAKQFANDMLKDHGRAGPALTQAAKEDGVELPSALDEEHQKKLEALGQSPESDLDQAYLSTQVSAHQQAVSLFLDYSQNGPDGALKRAAQKILPDLRMHLTRIQGLTSK, from the coding sequence ATGAAGGTGATAGCCAGACTTTGCTTTCTTTTGCTGATTGCGGCGCCCGCTCTTGCCGATGACGCCTCGCACCAGAAGGCAACCGATTTCGCCACGCGCGCGTCCATCTCGAACATGTTCGAGGTGGAAGCCGCTAGGATCGAAGTTGCCAAGGGCTCGGCTGAGGACGCCAAGCAATTTGCCAATGACATGCTGAAGGATCACGGGCGAGCGGGACCGGCATTGACGCAAGCAGCCAAAGAGGATGGTGTCGAGCTGCCATCCGCCCTCGACGAAGAGCACCAGAAGAAGCTTGAAGCACTTGGGCAAAGCCCTGAGAGTGACCTCGACCAAGCCTATCTATCGACGCAGGTTTCGGCGCATCAGCAGGCTGTGTCCCTTTTCTTGGACTATTCGCAAAATGGTCCTGACGGAGCCTTGAAGCGTGCCGCCCAGAAGATCCTGCCGGATCTCAGGATGCATCTGACCCGGATCCAGGGACTGACGTCGAAGTGA
- a CDS encoding NrsF family protein yields the protein MTKTDDIIERLTSDLKPVPRNALWRRFALGIAPALAFSLLLMLIILGPRVDISDVLMLPVFWIKSAYNALIAAAAFAAVFRLSRPDGSEGRFFGLLALIFAAMTAVAAIQLLMAPSESYRLLILGSSALHCPPLIAGFAIPVYAGTVWALRRAAPVDLRLTGFVAGIAAGAAGAWVYSWFCTENGMPFVLIWYTLGILLIGAVGAVTGPRLLRW from the coding sequence GTGACAAAGACGGACGATATCATCGAACGATTGACAAGCGACCTGAAGCCGGTGCCGCGCAACGCGCTATGGCGCCGCTTTGCGCTCGGCATAGCGCCCGCCCTCGCATTTTCCCTGCTGCTGATGCTGATCATTCTCGGCCCCCGGGTCGATATCTCAGACGTGTTGATGCTGCCGGTCTTCTGGATCAAGTCGGCCTATAATGCCCTGATTGCGGCGGCCGCCTTTGCAGCCGTTTTTCGGCTTTCCCGCCCCGATGGCTCGGAGGGACGCTTTTTCGGTCTGCTCGCCTTGATCTTCGCCGCCATGACGGCCGTCGCGGCCATTCAGCTTCTGATGGCGCCGAGCGAGAGCTATCGATTGCTGATCCTCGGCTCCTCGGCGCTGCATTGCCCGCCGCTCATCGCAGGCTTTGCGATCCCGGTCTATGCCGGTACGGTCTGGGCACTGCGCCGTGCAGCGCCAGTGGATCTGCGGCTGACCGGCTTCGTCGCCGGCATTGCCGCGGGAGCAGCCGGCGCCTGGGTCTATTCCTGGTTCTGCACCGAAAACGGCATGCCTTTCGTGTTGATCTGGTATACGCTCGGCATCCTGCTCATCGGCGCTGTCGGCGCCGTCACCGGACCCCGCCTGCTACGCTGGTGA
- a CDS encoding MBL fold metallo-hydrolase codes for MDRQRHLLWRPDGQGPWVLIDTGLSTSSDRIREFAALRFGDNVPPAAIVMTHAHSDHAGSVESLASYWDVPVFAHPLEKAVSGGRGVLSSRRSAGRRRRHDLAIAALSALACRCAATAGNATCRPDCAGDAGMGMAPYAGSPGHISLWRESDRTLIAGAAIITTGQESAYEAIAQTPEIHGPPRYFTPDSQEAQKSVSLLASLEPALIISGHGRPIKGQYVRNQLHRLAVAFRDIAVPEGGRYDLDPAKAGKSASDTSR; via the coding sequence GTGGATCGTCAACGTCATCTTTTATGGCGACCCGACGGGCAAGGTCCGTGGGTTCTCATCGATACGGGCCTGTCGACTTCGAGCGATCGGATCAGGGAGTTCGCGGCCCTGCGGTTTGGTGACAATGTGCCGCCTGCCGCCATCGTGATGACGCATGCGCATTCCGATCACGCCGGATCCGTCGAGAGTCTCGCAAGCTACTGGGATGTGCCTGTCTTCGCGCATCCGCTGGAAAAGGCCGTATCTGGAGGGAGAGGCGTCCTATCCTCGCGCCGATCCGCTGGCCGGCGGCGGCGCCATGACCTTGCTATCGCAGCTCTATCCGCGCTCGCCTGTCGATGTGCGGCCACGGCTGGAAATGCCACCTGCCGACCAGACTGTGCCGGGGATGCCGGGATGGGTATGGCTCCATACGCCGGGTCGCCGGGCCATATCTCGCTTTGGCGTGAAAGCGACCGTACGCTGATAGCGGGCGCCGCCATCATTACGACGGGACAGGAATCGGCTTACGAAGCGATCGCCCAGACACCGGAGATCCACGGACCGCCGCGCTATTTTACGCCGGATTCGCAGGAGGCGCAAAAATCCGTCTCGCTTCTGGCATCGCTGGAACCGGCGCTTATCATCTCTGGGCACGGCAGGCCTATCAAGGGGCAGTATGTCAGAAATCAGCTGCATCGTCTCGCTGTCGCCTTCCGCGACATCGCTGTGCCCGAAGGCGGGCGCTACGACCTTGATCCGGCAAAGGCCGGCAAGTCTGCCAGCGATACCTCTCGCTGA
- a CDS encoding sigma-70 family RNA polymerase sigma factor, with product MTTAHSEEALKALMLLSLDGDEAAYRRLLTALRVLLVGYYSRRMAAATRADMEDLVQETLLALHSRRSTYDRNRPFTAWFFSIARYKLIDHHRGRGGRRLAETELDEEIESDFREDRLTARLDVERLLDGLPPRQQELIRQVKLEGSSVADAASRTGQSESAVKVSIHRALKALGERLRGTS from the coding sequence ATGACCACCGCCCATTCGGAAGAAGCCCTGAAAGCATTGATGCTTCTGTCCCTTGACGGGGACGAGGCTGCCTATCGGCGTTTGCTGACGGCTTTGCGTGTGCTGCTTGTCGGCTATTACAGCCGCAGGATGGCTGCGGCGACGAGAGCGGACATGGAAGATCTGGTGCAGGAGACGTTGCTGGCGCTGCATTCCCGACGGTCTACCTATGACCGGAACAGACCTTTTACCGCCTGGTTTTTCTCCATCGCCCGCTACAAGCTGATAGACCATCACCGCGGCCGTGGCGGACGCAGGCTGGCTGAGACAGAGCTTGATGAAGAGATCGAAAGCGACTTCAGGGAGGACAGACTGACTGCCCGCCTGGACGTCGAGCGGTTGCTTGACGGCTTGCCGCCGAGACAGCAGGAACTGATCCGGCAGGTGAAGCTCGAGGGCAGTTCGGTTGCCGACGCCGCAAGCCGCACCGGCCAGTCCGAATCGGCGGTGAAAGTCAGCATCCATCGGGCGCTCAAGGCGCTCGGAGAGAGATTGCGAGGCACATCGTGA
- a CDS encoding Crp/Fnr family transcriptional regulator, with protein sequence MAEAGRAIDYVYFPCSGVGSVINISPEGNRVEAGLFGREGFAPTAAAIDAGINITEITVQVPGFAYRLQQDTLLDLIKTQPVLTSLLHKSTHALAVQAGFTALSNAIHGIDERLARWILMCHDRIDGDKLALTHEFIALMLAVRRPSVTTALHLLEGNHFIRSVRGLVIVRDRAGLEEFAADAYGRAEDEYERLLGPLRKSKRSALSNRLAAQG encoded by the coding sequence ATGGCCGAAGCCGGCCGGGCGATCGACTACGTCTATTTTCCGTGCTCGGGGGTAGGTTCCGTCATCAATATTTCGCCCGAGGGCAATCGCGTCGAAGCCGGATTGTTCGGCCGTGAGGGGTTTGCCCCCACTGCGGCAGCGATCGACGCGGGAATCAACATTACCGAGATCACCGTCCAGGTACCGGGTTTTGCGTATCGGTTGCAGCAAGACACGTTGCTGGATCTGATCAAAACTCAGCCGGTGCTTACCAGTCTGCTGCATAAGAGCACCCACGCCCTCGCGGTTCAGGCCGGTTTCACCGCGCTCTCCAATGCGATCCACGGCATCGATGAGCGGCTGGCTCGCTGGATCTTGATGTGCCACGATCGCATTGACGGCGATAAGCTCGCCCTGACCCATGAATTCATTGCACTGATGCTGGCAGTCAGACGCCCGAGCGTCACCACAGCGCTGCATCTGCTCGAGGGCAACCATTTCATCCGCTCCGTCCGAGGGCTGGTGATCGTCAGAGATCGCGCCGGTCTCGAGGAATTCGCCGCCGACGCCTACGGCAGGGCGGAGGACGAATATGAGCGACTGCTTGGACCTCTGAGAAAATCGAAGCGATCAGCTCTTTCGAACCGATTGGCTGCACAGGGATAA
- a CDS encoding manganese catalase family protein translates to MFYTDGKLQFPVRVDSPDPQFARALQQAIGGVEGEIRVAMQYFFQAFGARGNPKFRDLLMNTAAEELGHIEMLATAVALNLEGAPVSVKEEVAGDPVASAVLGGLNMKNLLSAGLSAMPVDSDGVPFDMSHIYASGNIAADMAANVAAESTGRVLATRLFNLTNDPGMKQMLSYLIARDTMHQNQWMAALEELGGPTKVFPIPNSFPQEQELQEFSYAYLGFQQDGSEPAPGRWSQGPSIDGKGNFKTVVPQPMGQKPVLGPAKPDSGAQAEQL, encoded by the coding sequence ATGTTCTATACGGATGGAAAGCTTCAATTCCCGGTGCGGGTCGATTCACCCGATCCTCAATTCGCCAGAGCTTTGCAGCAGGCAATCGGCGGCGTGGAAGGCGAGATCCGGGTTGCCATGCAATATTTCTTTCAGGCCTTCGGCGCCCGTGGCAATCCCAAGTTCCGCGATCTCCTGATGAATACGGCGGCGGAAGAACTCGGCCACATCGAGATGCTGGCGACAGCGGTTGCATTGAACCTTGAGGGCGCTCCGGTTTCGGTCAAGGAAGAAGTTGCCGGCGATCCTGTCGCGAGCGCGGTGCTTGGCGGGCTGAACATGAAGAACCTGCTCTCGGCCGGCCTCTCAGCCATGCCCGTCGATTCCGACGGCGTTCCCTTCGACATGTCGCATATCTACGCAAGCGGCAATATCGCCGCAGACATGGCGGCCAATGTCGCCGCCGAATCCACTGGTCGGGTTTTGGCCACCCGCCTGTTCAACCTCACGAACGATCCCGGGATGAAGCAGATGCTCTCCTATCTGATCGCTCGTGACACCATGCATCAGAACCAATGGATGGCAGCACTCGAAGAACTCGGCGGCCCGACAAAGGTCTTCCCGATTCCGAACAGCTTCCCCCAGGAGCAGGAACTGCAGGAATTCAGCTACGCCTATCTCGGCTTCCAGCAGGACGGCAGCGAGCCGGCGCCGGGACGCTGGTCGCAAGGTCCATCAATCGACGGTAAGGGGAATTTCAAGACAGTCGTTCCGCAGCCGATGGGACAGAAGCCGGTCCTCGGACCGGCCAAACCTGACAGCGGAGCACAGGCTGAGCAGTTGTAA
- a CDS encoding ferritin-like domain-containing protein, which yields MAENEIRDIFVVGLRNAHAMENQALSIMKPQLKRIENYPEVAEKLDQHIRETDGQIVRLEEILDGLNEDKSTLKDLALSFSGSMAALGHTVAGDEILKNSFANYAFENFEAAAYKSLLTIAEAGGFGGAMSGLQASLAEELAMAQWINDNVVALTTKFLSLRQAGETAKV from the coding sequence ATGGCAGAGAACGAGATTCGTGACATTTTCGTCGTCGGCTTGAGAAACGCGCATGCCATGGAAAACCAGGCGCTCAGCATCATGAAGCCGCAGCTCAAGCGCATCGAAAATTATCCGGAAGTCGCTGAAAAGCTCGATCAGCACATCCGCGAAACCGATGGCCAGATCGTGCGCCTGGAAGAGATCCTCGACGGTTTGAATGAGGACAAGTCGACGCTGAAGGACCTCGCACTTTCCTTTAGCGGATCGATGGCGGCACTTGGCCATACGGTTGCCGGCGACGAGATCCTGAAGAATTCCTTCGCCAACTATGCTTTCGAAAACTTCGAAGCCGCGGCCTACAAATCGCTGCTCACCATCGCCGAAGCCGGCGGTTTTGGCGGCGCCATGTCCGGCCTGCAAGCCAGTCTCGCTGAGGAACTGGCAATGGCGCAATGGATCAACGACAACGTCGTCGCGCTGACGACCAAGTTCCTTTCGCTGCGCCAGGCCGGCGAAACGGCGAAGGTCTGA